The following DNA comes from Syngnathoides biaculeatus isolate LvHL_M chromosome 18, ASM1980259v1, whole genome shotgun sequence.
TGGACCTCTTGGGACACCACGCGGATCTGCAAACAAACATCCTTTACTGAGATTCTCAAAATGCTAACGCAGCCTGCTCAAAGCGGAGCCTCTTTACTCCTCCGACATGCTCAAAACACCTTGAAATGCACGCTAACTTTTTGATCGTCGGAAGATGTACATATTCTGGTGGATGCAAGTTAGACGTGCCTTTAAGTGGGTTCGTTAGGGCTCCAACCAGCCATTATTTGAAATTGGCACTGGCACAAACTTCAGTCGATTACGATTCAGTTAGCAGTTATGACTGTAAGATGTCGgaaaatctggaaaaatgttgatcatCCCCGCAAAGCAGAATTTTGCAAATGGCCAACTTTGATTGGACACAAATGATAAAGGGCCCCCTTTGATTGATTGTCGAGCAACTGAAATTCTGCGGATTTCGACAATTTTGAGCTCAACGTGGTCCCCGCGACTTTGCACGGACTAATCGCTGCACCTCGAGCGGTTCCCCTGGCCAGAACGGGGAGAAGACACTTCGAAACACTTACGACGTTCTGCTTGGTCGTGTCCTCCAGTGTTTGGATGACAAAAAGCTTGTTTCTCTTCCGCGAACTCTCCACCTCCTCTGAGCGAACGTGGCCGTATTTCTACAGGCAACAAAATGACCTCAAAGACGCAGTGAAAAGAGATTGGCGGGGGAAACAAAAATGCGGCGGTACCTCGTAGGATTCCCGGATCAGTTCGCTTATGTCCACGTTTGAGTGGGCTGAGTTAGCGTTGTTGCCCACGGGGGCTTGCTGCACGGTCGGCGGCAACGGGCTGTCTTTGTTTGTCACGCTCTCAAAAAATCTGTCGGGTAAACCAAAATAAGGTCAGTAGGAATTGGCGGTAGCAGATGAGAAAAGGTGGCCTGGCTTGGGCTGGCGTCCTCACTTGTTGAGCACGGTGACAGCCTCGGCGTCGTCGTGGCAGCCGATCAGAGCGTCCACGTTGTAATCCAGCACGGCCAGGCCCAGCTGCAGGATCGCTTTGATGCCGTCGTAGAAGAAGCAGTCCACCACGTTGACGGCGCTCTCGATGGGCAGCACGCTGATGAACAGCGTGAGGAACCAGGACAGGGAAACGGACGAGAAGAAACTCAGGTCCGTCATGTTCTCCACCAGCTGGGGGAGGTTCTCCCGGATCAGATCCTCGAAAACGGCCTGGTCCACCAAAGCCCCTGGGGAGACAAAGACCTCGTCGCCTTACTGATGAGTTGAAATCGAGTCGTGGGTTCTGTTGCCCGTGTCATTTAGCGTCCGTATTAATAAAAGCAATTGTCTGCACGACAACTGGCAAAGGGTGTCGTTGAGTCATTAGGCATTACTACCGTAATtcacggcctacagagcgcaactcACCCCACCCtttacatctgtaaaggaaataccatttggtacacacatacgccaCGGCTCTGTAAAGgctgcaagtacccacattgaaacgcggcacatttccaaagaaagacggcacacagaaagagtttaacgctaatgctcgcgtggcactaatgctagcgctaacgggccactaacgctaacgctagcgcggcgctgacagggctggttaaaataaaataaaaagatagaAATCGCCCACAACGCCATCGGTAAATGGAGGGAAGGAGAAATGGAAAGAATGATCCAGGAAGTCTTTTCGGGCATTTTCTCACATGATTTCAGTTCCCTTCTCACCTATAATTCTCCGGTTGAAATAATCCGGTAACATCCTCTCGCAGACGGCCACCAGCAGCCAAAAGGCTTCCTCCTCCTTGGCGTAGAGCAGCAACACCGAGGTGAGAATGTTCATGGcctgaggaaggaaaaaaaaaaaaaaaataccatttttCACTTTGGAATCAAGTACCCTTGTAAAAATTCATAgcatgaaggaaggaaggacccGTGGACCCCTTCAAAGGTTTGCCACCTTTTCATAAATATTCTGGATTATTGGCGTGCAATTGCGGTAGTTTGTGGCACTCTGCTTGAATATAATATCCACTTCATGGAACGCCTACCCCAGGATCAAGACCAAAACAATCCAGCGATCCTCCATTTTGAATGATTGACACGGTCGGATCAAACATCCCGAATCCCTGTGCCGTACTTCAAAATCCGACATCTGTTTCATCACGCTAAATCAAATCAAGGACCACAGACATCTGCGGCTACCGCTTGTTCAGACGTCTACGACGCCGCCTCGAGGCCATTTGCGGCGCTCTGTCACAGGATGACGCGGCGAGACTTTACCTGGCAGTAGCCAATTTTAGGGTTTCTGTAAGCGTAGGCGGTGAGGACTCTGCGCAGGGCGGAGATCCCGGTGTCGCTCTGAAAGGCCGGATGATCGGGCAGCGAGCGATGGAGGTCTCGCTCGATCTCTTCCGTCGCCAACGTGCTGGTGCCCAGAGACTGATCCACCAGCTCCGCGTAGTAGCCGGGCCGAGCGGCCATGTCGTTTACGGCTCCTTGATCCGTGACAGAACGGCAACGGTGATTATTTGCGGGAAGCTCGTTCGCACGCCAAGGATGCTCGCTGCCGTCAATGAAGAAACAATACCCGAGAAAAGCATCCAGAGTTCCCCTCTCAAGGCTTCCGGGACTCCACGGACGATCAAGTCGCGCGTCTTCCTGGTGAAGAGCATGCACGTGCCGCGTCCGTACTCGGAAAAATGGATGTTCCATGATTGTTCTTTCATCTTCTCTTTAAGCTGTTGAACGGGGCGATAAAGAGAATGGCATTGAagtggttatttatttattgtgggtCAAAATACAGGATGTACATTCATACTTGAGTCCATATGTCCATGTTCATTATTTAATGCGCACAACCAATGGATGCCAGCAAAGTGTGTGAGCGCCGTCGTGCAGGAAGAGCAAATTTTCAGCCTTGTTCCGGTCACACtcccgtcatttccggcctgcgagccgcaacttttttccacacgctttcaaccctgcggtttatgcggtgatgcggctaatttgtgcaattttttccccccaacggctgcaagggggaaCTTCAGCGGaataggtaagagtgacaccggtggaacatatgtgccgaggaagtgacttttaccgttttttttttttttttttaaccagcccttttagcgctgcggtagagttagcactgtgctcgcgtgttgctgccgtgtctcagtgatttttactggtatgtttatttttttaaccagccctgttagtgctgtgctagcgtgttgctactgtgtagatgccgtggcaggttttttttttttaatgggttttttttagccctgttcgtgctacaggtgttgttgctatgctaagctaaggtattaaaactttgaaaactgattccgtgtaccgtctttctttgtaaatatctcgtgtttcaacgtgggcacttacggcttacgtatttcctttccaaatgtacggGGTgaggctctgtaggccggaaatgacggtacttcCAAATACATCTAATTAGAGAACACTAATAATGTATATGCACCTGTAGGGAGTTATTTTTGAAATCATCACGTAGTTGTACATTTTATGACTTCTGGTAACGAGTGAGTTTGCCGGCTATGTCCTACACGCTTGCCGTACCATTTTGGGGTCCAGGTTTTCGACATCCTGCGGGTGGAAAACCGTCATGAGCGCCTCGGTGCTCACTGCCTTGCCGCCGTCCCTCTGGCCCACCATGAGCGTCACGTCCTCCGGGTTGTCTTCAAAGTGGTTGATGAGCGACTGACATTCGCCTCGGATGACCTTGGGGACGAGGACGGGACGGCGTTGACGTTTGAGAGAACGCGCCGAGAAAAGACCGCGTCGGCGAGGATCGACCCTTGACCTCTGCTGAGGCGGAGTGCTGAGGGCTGGCGCCGATCCCGCACCTGTCGCGGATGGTCGTCGCCAGACGCCGGTAGTCCCGCACCTCGGTGAGGCGGAGCGCCCTTTTCCCGCGCACGGACACCGTCACGGCATGGCTGCCGGAATCGGGCTTCTCCACATTTACCACCTGCGAGACGGCCGGAAGGTCATTTCATCACGTTAGCGAGCGCCAGGAAGGACGGGAAATAAATCACGCCACGTCGCTGGCGTTTGATACCTCACGCATTGGAACGATGACGTGACATTGGCTCCCATCCTGGCTGGCAAAACACAAGTAGTTCTCAGATAGGCAGATTTTGCCAAGAGTATTTAAATGGCTGAAAGGCACCCACAGGAAACTCTCGTGCACTTCTAACAGATTTTCCTCTTTGGGAAGCCTGAAAAATGTCCGGAACTGCTCACTCTTAGCGTGAGCCTCTAGGCCTCTgcgggagcgagagagagagaggaaaaaaaaaaagaaataaaattacgTGATGAATCTCATGAACGCGTCACAAGTTCAGCAAAACAACAATTCCGACTTCATgtgatgtaaaataaaaaaaatgcaaatgcaaatttTGTTGGCCGGAAgatttagagcacaggtgtcgtACGGGTGgcttgggggccagatccggcgcGCCGCGTCATTTTATTATGGAGCTGATATGCCAGCGGTTCCCAAAGTGGAGGGTGGAAAAACGTCTTTCTTGACGCGAAGAcgaaaaaaactaaaaccatGATGTGAtaattgccctttccagtgttgaaccacgttttgatttattgtgcaaaaataaaaagcaagcgcacgtgagccactaaaattgagtatttctttgtgccAGAATGGCACAGCTgcgtccagcactacattattggcattgaaagttgaggttgggggacCGGGGGTCccggttgactttgggaacaaCTGTGATATGCCATCAAGTCTAACGCAACTCAAAAAAACCTAACCCTTTAATGTATTTACAAATAGTCCAAAAGCGTCGCCTTCGAGCACGCGCATTTTTGCAACTGCCAATCACTGATACAAGTGGCCTGGAATATTAGCAGCAGCCCAGTTTCACGTAGGTGCGTTTTGCACTGTGTTGCGTACGGGCAGAAGTTTCCCAGCGTTTTGCTCCTTTCCCGCATCACGATCGACGTCAGTTGTGACTCGTTCGACTTGCTCTTGAGGACGAATTCTATTGGGTCCGTCCCGTCGCCCCCTGGAGTTGCGTGCCGGACGGGTTACCGTTTACAAATCAGACGACTGGCGTCTGCATTATTTCGAACAAATATTGTGAACTGAATGAAACTGCCATGAAGGCTGaggaccccacccccccaaaaaaaaaaaaaaaaaaaaaaaaaaaaaactactactgTACTGAGGTCGATTAAAATAAATCAACGCATTGTGACTGAAGCTACGACGAGCATCAAGTCAGCACCTCTTGGTAACGTGCAGCGGGTCCGAGAGTGCGCCCTCTCCTTCGAAGGCCTCCTTGTCAAAAAGGCGCTTAATGGTGTAGTCGGCCAGCTGCTCCATGATGACGAACGTTTCGTTGAGGTGCAGCAGCATGGAGAAGTAGTGGTCCTCCCCGCGAGCCACCACGTGGACGCTCTCGGTCAGGATCACGTTGGAGGTTTTCTCCAGTCGCCAGATCTCGTCCCACGAGATGACTAATTTCACTGCGGATCAAGCAAAATAGAAAGATGGCTgattaaaataacaacaattgatgaatttaaataaggaatgcagccctatgggggcacaaaccagtgcaatctgtagggcggtcccaagcccggataaatgcagagggttgcgtcaggaagggcatccggcgtaaaaactgtgccaaacaaatatgagcgttcatctaaagaatcccataccggatcggtcgtggcccgggttaacaacgcccgcccccggcactgctaacctgcagggcgtcggtggaaattcagctactgtgggtcgaagacaaagaagaggaggaaaccggacccagcgtcagaagaaaaagaggaatgcacagagcctacaactgagtgtagggactttgaatgttgggactatgacaggaaaagctcaggagttggttgacatgatgattaggagaaaggttgatattctgtgcatccaagagagcaggtggaaaggtagtaaggctagaagtgggagcagggtttaaattattctaccacggagtagatgggaagagaaatggagtaggggttattttaaaggaagagctggctaagaatgtcttggaggtgaaaagagtatcagatcgagtgatgagactaaaatttgaaattgagggtgttatgtataatgtgattagcggctatgcaccacaggtaggatgtgacctagagttgaaagagaaattctggaaggaactagatgaagtagttctgagcatcccagacagcgagagagttgtgattggtgcagattgtaatggacatattggtaaaggaaacaggggcgatgaagaagtgatgggtaagtacggcatccaggaaaggaactttgagggacagatggtggtggactttgcaaagaggatggagatggctgtagtgaacacttatttccagaagagcgaggaacatatagtgacctacaagagcggaggtagaaccacgcaggtagattatattttgtgcagacgatgtaatctgaaggaggttactgactgtaaagtagtggtaggggagagtgtagctcgacagcataggatggtagtatgtaggatgattctggtggtgggtaggaagattaagaagacaaaggtagagcagagaaccatgtggtggaagctgagaaaggaagaatgttgtgcggccttccggaaagaggtgagacaggctctcgatggacaaccgaagctcccggaagactggacgacgacagccaaggtgatcagagagacaggcaggagagtacttggtgtgtcatctggtaggaaaggggagaaggagacttggtggtggaaccccaaaatacagggagtcatacaaggaaagagattagcgaagaagaagtgggatactgagaggactgaggagaggcgaaaggagtacattgagatgcgaccgtagggcaaaggtagaggtggcaaaggctatacaagaggcatatgaagacatgtacaccaggttggacacgaaagaaggagaaaaggatctctacaggttggccagacagagggatagagatgggaaggatgtgcagcaggtcagggtgattaaggatagagatggaaatgtgttgactggtgccggtagtgtactaaatagatggaaagaatactttgagaagttgatgaatgaagaaaatgagagagaaggaagagttgaagaggcaagagtgaaggaccaggaagtggaaatgattactaagggggaagtcagaaaggcactacaaaggatgaaaactggaaaggcagttggtcctgatgacataccggtagaggtatggaagcaatttggagagatggctgtggagtttttgaccaacttattcaacagaatactagcgggcgaaaagatgcctgaagaatggaggaagagtgttatagttcccatttttaagaacaaaggggatgttcagagctgtgggaactaccgaggaataaagttgatgagccacacaatgacgttatgggaaagagtagtggaggctagactcaggacagaagtaagtatctgtgagcaacagtatggtttcatgcctagaaagagtaccacagatgcattatttgccttgaggatgttcgtggaagagtacagagaaggtcagaaggagctacattgtgtctttgtggatctaaagaaagcctatgacagagtaccaagagaggaactgtggtactgcatgcgtaagtctggtgtggcagagaagtatgttaaaatagtacaggacctgtatgatggcagcagaacaatggtgaggtgtgccttaggtgtgacagaggaatttaaggtggaggtgggactgcatcagggatcagctctgagccccttcctgtttgcagtggtaatggataggctgacagatgaggttagactggaatccccttggaccatgatgttcgcagatgatattgtgatatgcagtgaaagcagggatgcatgcagaggaacaattggaaagatggagacatgcactggaaaggagaggaatgaagattagccgaagtaaaacagaatatatgtgcgtgaatgagaaaagtggagggggaagagtgaggctacagggagaagagatagcgagggtggaggacttcatatacttggggtcaacaatacagagcaatggagagtgtggtcaggaagtgaagaaacgggtccaagcaggttggaacagctggcggaaggtgtctggtgtgttatgtgacagaagagtctctgctaggatgaagggcaaagtttacaaaacagcggtgagggcgaccaagatgtacggattagagacggtggcactgaagaaacaacaggaagctgaactggaggtggcagaaatgaagatgttgaggttctcgctcggagtgaccaggttggatagggttagaaatgagctcattagaggaacggccaaagctggatgttttggagacaaggttagaaaaggcagacttcaatggtttggaaatgtccagaggcgagagagtgagtacattggtagaagggtgctgaggatggagctgccaggcaaaagactgagaggaagaccaaagagaaggttgatggatgtggtgagggaagacatgagggcagttggggtgttaagagaggaagatgcaggagataggctaagatggcaaaagatgacacgctgtggcgacccctaacgggacaagccgaaaggaaaagaagaagatgaatttAAATAAGGATATGCATTCTTTAAAATGAGTAACCAaccccccccctgaaaaaaatccactttagCCTCTGTGCTCTACGCTGTCCAATGGCATCCATCGGAATTAGTCCACGTCCAATTGGACCCTTTGGCCAATTAAAAGAGGACTAAATGTACAGGTCCAATTGGAGTGggaagaagtttaaaaaaaaatgattgggtCTGAATCATCTGTGGAAGCAGGTGGAAAGCGTCGACCTcccagttccgaggaccggggctCGATCCCGGGCCCTCCCTTTGCGGAgtgtgcgtgttctccccgtgcctgtgtgggttttctctcaaacacacaacattcatcggagactctaaattgaggCCTGGGGCGcgaacgtgccctgcgattggctgacgaccagttcagggtgcaccccgactcccgcgaccctcgcgaggatggccgcttttgaaaatggacattttggaaaaattgctcTGCAGCCTTTTGCTCACCTTCAGCCCCCAGCAGGTACGAGTAGAAGCAGAGGAAGTTGGTGCTGAGGTAGAGCCAACCCTGGCAGGGCACTTTGCCTTTCCAGTAAGTGCAAGCATAGTACGTGACCAGTTTCTCCTCAGGCGGGAGGGAAAACCAGTTCTCGAACCGCAAGTGCGCCTCCCTGAACTTCTCGGGATCGTCCTCCAGCACGTGGGACGTCTTGCCTTCTTCGGCAATCAGACCCTGACCGATAGAACACAATTATCAGGGTGTGGCGGGAGCCTGGAATATGTTACACAGTTGTGAtcatacatataatatacacacacatacatatcaGGCGCACTTTCCAAATTTGATCTCTGTGCGAAAATTTTACTGAGGATAATACACCGTCAAAGAtggattcatttaaaaaaaaaaaaaaaaaaaaaaaacatatt
Coding sequences within:
- the tbc1d8b gene encoding TBC1 domain family member 8B isoform X1, with the translated sequence MWLKPEEILLKNALKLWVTEKHNEYFVLQRRRGSGEGGGGLTGRLVGTLDAVLDSTSKVAPFRILHHTPDSQVYWSIACGVTKEEIGQHWDWLLQNVMRTLSVFDSSEDITSFVQGKIRGLIAEEGKTSHVLEDDPEKFREAHLRFENWFSLPPEEKLVTYYACTYWKGKVPCQGWLYLSTNFLCFYSYLLGAEVKLVISWDEIWRLEKTSNVILTESVHVVARGEDHYFSMLLHLNETFVIMEQLADYTIKRLFDKEAFEGEGALSDPLHVTKRGLEAHAKSEQFRTFFRLPKEENLLEVHESFLWVPFSHLNTLGKICLSENYLCFASQDGSQCHVIVPMREVVNVEKPDSGSHAVTVSVRGKRALRLTEVRDYRRLATTIRDRCGIGASPQHSASAEVIRGECQSLINHFEDNPEDVTLMVGQRDGGKAVSTEALMTVFHPQDVENLDPKMLKEKMKEQSWNIHFSEYGRGTCMLFTRKTRDLIVRGVPEALRGELWMLFSGAVNDMAARPGYYAELVDQSLGTSTLATEEIERDLHRSLPDHPAFQSDTGISALRRVLTAYAYRNPKIGYCQAMNILTSVLLLYAKEEEAFWLLVAVCERMLPDYFNRRIIGALVDQAVFEDLIRENLPQLVENMTDLSFFSSVSLSWFLTLFISVLPIESAVNVVDCFFYDGIKAILQLGLAVLDYNVDALIGCHDDAEAVTVLNKFFESVTNKDSPLPPTVQQAPVGNNANSAHSNVDISELIRESYEKYGHVRSEEVESSRKRNKLFVIQTLEDTTKQNVIRVVSQEVQLTAGQLDELYNLFKRQHFLSCYWTMKSPALLHHDPSLAYLEQYQLGFQQFSVLFSLLEPWAFCTNGSTLSRWVFRLIDENQDGLVNFKEFSCALDNLYCGSFTKKLKFLFKLHLPPAFTGSPLHLQEQKVPNFFPATDGCPHLSRIPDFDLPEDGVIKKSPERGRGKVDLQAYLKQWQNEILRKEESIKDLPRINQAQFIQFSKTLYNIFHGDAAEESLYRAVARVTGLLLLMEEAGRRLQEAGGPSGAGPRETGAEPPEADWSFSFEQILASLLNEPAVVGFFERRVDVDEKVSRAQAAQLKLTGNSK
- the tbc1d8b gene encoding TBC1 domain family member 8B isoform X2, which codes for MWLKPEEILLKNALKLWVTEKHNEYFVLQRRRGSGEGGGGLTGRLVGTLDAVLDSTSKVAPFRILHHTPDSQVYWSIACGVTKEEIGQHWDWLLQNVMRTLSVFDSSEDITSFVQGKIRGLIAEEGKTSHVLEDDPEKFREAHLRFENWFSLPPEEKLVTYYACTYWKGKVPCQGWLYLSTNFLCFYSYLLGAEVKLVISWDEIWRLEKTSNVILTESVHVVARGEDHYFSMLLHLNETFVIMEQLADYTIKRLFDKEAFEGEGALSDPLHVTKRGLEAHAKSEQFRTFFRLPKEENLLEVHESFLWVPFSHLNTLGKICLSENYLCFASQDGSQCHVIVPMREVVNVEKPDSGSHAVTVSVRGKRALRLTEVRDYRRLATTIRDRCGIGASPQHSASAEVIRGECQSLINHFEDNPEDVTLMVGQRDGGKAVSTEALMTVFHPQDVENLDPKMLKEKMKEQSWNIHFSEYGRGTCMLFTRKTRDLIVRGVPEALRGELWMLFSGAVNDMAARPGYYAELVDQSLGTSTLATEEIERDLHRSLPDHPAFQSDTGISALRRVLTAYAYRNPKIGYCQAMNILTSVLLLYAKEEEAFWLLVAVCERMLPDYFNRRIIGALVDQAVFEDLIRENLPQLVENMTDLSFFSSVSLSWFLTLFISVLPIESAVNVVDCFFYDGIKAILQLGLAVLDYNVDALIGCHDDAEAVTVLNKFFESVTNKDSPLPPTVQQAPVGNNANSAHSNVDISELIRESYEKYGHVRSEEVESSRKRNKLFVIQTLEDTTKQNVIRVVSQEVQLTAGQLDELYNLFKRQHFLSCYWTMKSPALLHHDPSLAYLEQYQLGFQQFSVLFSLLEPWAFCTNGSTLSRWVFRLIDENQDGLVNFKEFSCALDNLYCGSFTKKLKFLFKLHLPPDFDLPEDGVIKKSPERGRGKVDLQAYLKQWQNEILRKEESIKDLPRINQAQFIQFSKTLYNIFHGDAAEESLYRAVARVTGLLLLMEEAGRRLQEAGGPSGAGPRETGAEPPEADWSFSFEQILASLLNEPAVVGFFERRVDVDEKVSRAQAAQLKLTGNSK